A genome region from Bacteroides stercoris ATCC 43183 includes the following:
- a CDS encoding glutamate-5-semialdehyde dehydrogenase, giving the protein MDLNKTFSAVQYASRKLLALNDEKINQILLAVADAAENRKDFILAENRKDLDRMDISNPKYDRLKLTADRLKGIADDIRKVAKLPSPVGRVQKQAVMPNGLKIKRVSVPFGVIGIIYEARPNVSFDVFSLCLKSGNACILKGGSDADASNRAIISVIHDVLKQFEVDLHVVELLPSDREATAALLHANGYVDLIIPRGSSNLINFVRQNATIPVIETGAGICHTFFDRYGDVKKGAAIVNNAKTRRVSVCNALDCLLVDGDRMKDLPALCAPLQESNVIIYADTLAYASLQGHYPAELLKEATEEDFGTEFLDYKLAVKVVEGMDSAIAHIQQYGSKHSECIVTEDKGHADWFCREVDAACVYVNAPTSFTDGAQFGLGAEIGISTQKLHARGPMALEEITTYKWIIEGEGQIRK; this is encoded by the coding sequence ATGGATTTAAACAAGACCTTTTCCGCCGTACAGTATGCCAGTCGCAAGCTTTTGGCGCTGAACGACGAAAAGATTAACCAGATATTACTGGCCGTTGCAGATGCAGCCGAGAACCGGAAAGACTTTATCCTTGCCGAGAACCGGAAAGACCTGGACCGCATGGACATCTCTAATCCGAAGTACGACCGCTTGAAGCTGACGGCAGACCGCCTGAAGGGAATTGCAGACGATATCCGCAAGGTAGCCAAGCTACCCTCACCGGTAGGGCGCGTACAAAAGCAGGCAGTAATGCCCAACGGACTGAAGATAAAACGTGTAAGCGTTCCTTTCGGAGTAATCGGCATCATCTACGAAGCACGCCCCAACGTCAGTTTCGATGTATTCTCGCTCTGCCTAAAGAGCGGCAATGCCTGCATACTAAAAGGCGGAAGTGATGCAGACGCTTCCAACCGCGCCATTATCAGCGTGATACACGACGTACTGAAACAGTTTGAAGTAGACCTGCACGTTGTGGAGCTGCTTCCTTCCGACCGTGAAGCCACCGCAGCATTACTGCATGCCAACGGTTATGTCGATTTGATTATCCCGCGCGGCAGCAGCAACCTCATTAACTTTGTCCGTCAGAATGCCACCATCCCGGTGATAGAAACCGGTGCAGGCATATGCCACACCTTCTTCGACCGTTACGGAGATGTAAAGAAAGGAGCCGCCATCGTCAACAACGCCAAGACGCGCCGCGTCAGCGTATGCAATGCTTTGGACTGCCTGCTCGTAGACGGCGACCGCATGAAAGACCTGCCCGCCCTCTGTGCACCGCTGCAGGAAAGCAATGTGATTATCTACGCAGATACACTTGCATACGCCTCTTTGCAAGGCCACTATCCGGCGGAACTGCTGAAAGAAGCCACGGAAGAGGATTTCGGTACGGAATTTCTGGACTACAAACTGGCTGTAAAAGTCGTTGAAGGCATGGACAGTGCCATAGCACACATACAGCAGTATGGTTCCAAACACAGCGAATGTATCGTAACCGAAGACAAAGGACATGCCGACTGGTTCTGCCGCGAAGTAGATGCCGCCTGCGTCTACGTCAACGCCCCGACTTCCTTTACAGACGGCGCACAGTTCGGACTGGGTGCGGAAATCGGCATCAGCACACAGAAGCTGCATGCCCGCGGTCCTATGGCTTTAGAGGAAATCACCACGTACAAGTGGATTATTGAAGGAGAAGGACAGATAAGAAAGTAA
- the proB gene encoding glutamate 5-kinase produces the protein MEQQLTRIAVKIGSNVLTRRDGTLDVTRMSALVDQVAELHKAGVEIILVSSGAVASGRSEIHPAKKLDSVDQRQLFSAVGQAKLINRYYELFREHGIPVGQVLTMKENFATRRHYLNQKNCMTVMLENGVIPIVNENDTISVSELMFTDNDELSGLIASMMDAQVLIILSNIDGIYNGSPADPASEVIRKIEHGKDLSSYIQTSKSSFGRGGMLTKTNIARKVADEGITVIIANGKRDNILVDLLHQELPSLFPDVQSSALDSQLTYTRFIPAPQPVSSVKKWIAHSEGFAKGELHIDDCATKVLASDKAVSILPIGITDVRGEFEKDDIVRIIDFEGNPIGVGKANCSSEQAREAMGKHGKKPVVHYDYLYIE, from the coding sequence ATGGAACAACAACTAACGAGAATTGCTGTCAAAATAGGCAGTAATGTATTGACACGCCGTGACGGCACATTGGACGTAACCCGCATGTCCGCCCTTGTAGACCAAGTGGCGGAGCTGCATAAAGCAGGCGTGGAAATCATTCTCGTTTCTTCCGGAGCCGTTGCTTCGGGACGAAGCGAGATACACCCCGCCAAAAAGCTGGATAGCGTAGACCAGCGCCAACTGTTCTCTGCCGTGGGGCAAGCCAAACTCATCAACCGTTATTACGAACTATTCCGTGAACACGGCATCCCTGTGGGGCAGGTGCTCACCATGAAAGAGAACTTCGCTACCCGCCGCCACTATCTCAACCAGAAAAACTGCATGACCGTAATGCTGGAAAACGGAGTAATTCCCATTGTCAACGAGAACGATACCATTTCCGTCAGCGAACTGATGTTCACCGATAATGACGAGCTCTCCGGACTGATAGCTTCCATGATGGATGCGCAAGTCCTGATTATCCTCAGCAATATCGACGGCATCTACAACGGCTCGCCTGCCGACCCTGCATCGGAAGTCATCCGTAAGATAGAGCACGGCAAAGACCTATCCTCTTACATACAGACTTCCAAATCCAGTTTCGGACGCGGAGGCATGCTCACCAAAACCAATATTGCCCGTAAAGTGGCCGATGAGGGAATTACCGTTATCATCGCCAATGGCAAGCGCGACAATATCCTTGTAGACCTGCTGCATCAGGAACTCCCCTCCCTATTCCCCGATGTTCAATCCTCTGCTCTCGATTCTCAACTAACTTACACCCGCTTCATTCCCGCTCCCCAGCCTGTATCCAGCGTAAAGAAGTGGATAGCCCACAGTGAAGGGTTTGCCAAAGGCGAACTGCACATCGACGATTGCGCTACAAAAGTACTTGCATCCGACAAGGCAGTCAGCATCCTTCCCATAGGCATTACCGATGTGCGGGGTGAGTTCGAGAAGGACGACATTGTGCGCATCATAGACTTTGAAGGAAATCCGATAGGCGTAGGCAAAGCCAATTGCAGTTCGGAGCAGGCTCGCGAGGCTATGGGAAAGCACGGCAAGAAACCTGTAGTGCACTATGACTATCTTTATATAGAATAA
- a CDS encoding DUF2007-related protein, which yields MKEEDKSKLVEVFNGSLWEAELVKSLLENNGIESTLKDGMIVNIVLPETAVDVAVLVNEANYEAAMEVVRSYEKKEDGD from the coding sequence ATGAAAGAAGAAGATAAAAGCAAGCTCGTCGAAGTATTCAACGGATCGCTTTGGGAAGCCGAACTTGTAAAAAGTTTGCTGGAAAACAATGGCATCGAATCAACCTTGAAAGACGGGATGATAGTAAACATTGTCCTGCCCGAGACAGCAGTCGATGTAGCAGTACTCGTCAATGAAGCGAATTATGAAGCAGCCATGGAAGTGGTTCGCTCATACGAAAAGAAAGAAGACGGAGATTAA
- the murI gene encoding glutamate racemase yields the protein MKQKLPSTPGPIGVFDSGYGGLTILSKIREALPEYDYIYLGDNARAPYGTRSFEVVYEFTLQAVTKLFEMGCHLVILACNTASAKALRSIQINDLPHLDPARRVLGVIRPTVECIGNITRSRHVGVLATGGTIKSESYPLEIHKLFPDIKVSGEACPLWVSLVENNEAQGDGTDYFVRKYINELLAKDREIDTAILGCTHYPILLPKIRKYMPESITIVSQGKLVADSLKDYLHRHPEIDAQCTQNGKCSYYTTEAEDKFTESASIFLNEAVTVQRIEL from the coding sequence ATGAAACAAAAACTACCTTCCACTCCCGGCCCTATCGGTGTATTCGATTCTGGATACGGCGGGCTTACTATTTTAAGTAAAATACGGGAAGCCTTACCGGAATACGACTATATCTATTTGGGCGATAATGCCCGTGCCCCTTACGGAACGCGTTCTTTTGAAGTCGTCTACGAGTTTACATTGCAGGCAGTTACCAAACTGTTCGAGATGGGTTGCCACCTTGTAATCCTTGCCTGCAATACAGCATCCGCCAAAGCTCTGCGCAGCATACAGATAAACGACCTGCCGCACCTTGACCCGGCACGCCGTGTATTAGGCGTTATCCGCCCTACCGTGGAATGCATCGGCAATATAACCCGCAGCCGCCACGTCGGAGTCCTTGCTACAGGCGGAACCATCAAGTCCGAATCCTATCCGTTGGAGATACATAAACTGTTCCCCGACATCAAAGTCAGCGGAGAAGCCTGTCCGCTATGGGTGTCACTTGTAGAGAACAATGAAGCACAAGGCGACGGAACGGATTACTTCGTCCGCAAATACATAAATGAACTCCTTGCCAAAGACCGGGAAATAGACACCGCCATCTTGGGTTGTACGCACTATCCGATACTGCTACCCAAAATCCGGAAATATATGCCGGAGAGTATCACGATAGTATCACAAGGCAAATTAGTGGCCGACAGTTTGAAAGACTATCTCCACCGCCATCCCGAAATAGACGCCCAATGTACCCAGAACGGCAAATGCAGTTACTATACCACCGAAGCGGAAGACAAATTCACCGAATCCGCCTCTATCTTCCTGAATGAAGCGGTAACGGTGCAGCGCATCGAGCTATAG